From Solanum lycopersicum chromosome 8, SLM_r2.1, the proteins below share one genomic window:
- the LOC101265565 gene encoding probable steroid-binding protein 3 codes for MPTHPPSLSKVKMELTADELKAYDGSDPSKPIYVAIKGRIFDVSAGNSFYGPGGPYCMFAGKDASRALAKMSKNEEDVSPSLDGLSEKEMAVLNDWETKFEAKYSIVGNVIS; via the coding sequence AtgcccacccacccacccagcCTAAGtaaagtgaagatggagctAACCGCGGATGAGCTGAAGGCATATGACGGATCAGATCCATCAAAGCCAATTTATGTTGCAATCAAAGGTCGAATCTTCGATGTAAGCGCCGGTAATTCGTTCTATGGTCCCGGCGGGCCTTACTGTATGTTCGCCGGAAAAGATGCAAGCAGAGCACTTGCAAAGATGAGCAAGAATGAAGAAGATGTTTCTCCATCTCTTGATGGATTATCTGAGAAAGAAATGGCTGTTCTCAATGATTGGGAGACCAAATTCGAAGCTAAGTATTCAATTGTTGGAAATGTCATTTCTTAA